In a genomic window of Lycium ferocissimum isolate CSIRO_LF1 chromosome 9, AGI_CSIRO_Lferr_CH_V1, whole genome shotgun sequence:
- the LOC132030339 gene encoding E3 ubiquitin-protein ligase HOS1 — MERRRFDELSHTVVNGGSGLRSSPNYTCHRVQGALKHLASIDPLELCDEAKVEHCRATRDLRSCGRHVQSVLNSCGHASLCEECSQRCDVCPICRIPLPKDGNRLRLRLYYECIEAGLISKRCDDRLQEKEDSDKQLVADIQRLYALFDVALENNLVSLICHYVTDVCMDESAVSSDPIIAFLLDEVVVKDWCKRMFNNILTEIQVIYTLTMDALKENLSLFLKFSVKLGGISNVIDVLESSFKGSLSAKLHDLHHLQESILKTKQHMEIMIWCIRHEFLENVKSRHKNFASWRALVRERKSAAIRRAWPDSVNHSEEYDTQYRSTLFIEDALSNVEAAEQGDVDDHEEELALAYLQKDGGSLYSRSKIEGMAGCYPFESLRAAADILFLRGSSDLVVAKQAIFLYFMFDRQWTVPDDEWRHIIDDFAATFGVTRHSLLESFTFFLLDDEGVPALKEACQLLPEISSPTIHPKVAQVLLERENPDAALMVLRWSGQDGTQLNSLREAVTAVRVRVECGLLTEAFTYQRLVCAKIKEKELRGEQFQGASAEVEDQCRSWGLWVETLITEICCLCIRRNLVDRMIELPWSADEEKHLHKCLLDFAAEDPSTAIGNLLVVFYLQRHRYVEAYQVDQKLRSMEENFISQNSVSEDVVARIRSINHRRTCLVDKGVELLPDILQQQVRTGKLPEVVVTCNDRVNISDRSDAEAQEPILTSLLANPPTNSTLVQRVNIVRPSVLDAPPVLGGSSNLSSFKVGHYSSPSSPAHFFNDSEGVLKPESILGRTLKFDEISTPASRHVDSPAPLMKLPRNSSRESSISRLRNSQTYRVSPEKSQNGFLNESYIFHQTAGNNVNSLSSNRGILKDSVEDSYMSYPGKRQLSDAADRPRMLPLNDSMDITWSLEEKGPSPVHLETNGGPRWRSDDTSEDEDHPSPRALRGVRRSRRIAARR; from the exons ATGGAGAGAAGAAGATTCGACGAACTTTCTCACACTGTTGTTAACGGCGGTTCCGGTCTCCGTTCTTCTCCTAACTACACGTGTCACCGTGTCCAG GGAGCATTGAAGCACTTGGCGTCAATTGATCCATtggaattatgtgatgaagccAAAGTAGAGCACTGCCGGGCAACTAGAGATCTAAGAAGTTGTGGACGACATGTACAGAGTGTGTTGAATTCATGTGGTCATGCCTCTTTATGCGAGGAATGCAGTCAGAGATGTGATGTTTGCCCTATATGTAGGATCCCTTTACCAAAAGATGGCAATAGACTTAGACTACGCCTATACTACGAGTGCATAGAGGCGGGTCTCATCTCCAAGAGGTGTGATGACAGATTACAAGAAAAAGAGGACAGTGATAAACAACTGGTTGCTGATATCCAGCGGCTTTATGCTTTGTTTGATGTGGCACTAGAAAACAATCTGGTTTCTCTAATATGCCACT ATGTGACAGATGTTTGTATGGATGAAAGTGCTGTGTCCAGTGATCCTATCATTGCTTTCTTGCTTGATGAAGTGGTGGTCAAAGATTGGTGCAAGAGGATGTTCAACAATATTTTGACCGAGATTCAAGTGATAT ATACTCTAACCATGGATGCACTGAAAGAGAACTTGAGTTTATTTCTCAAGTTCTCTGTGAAGTTAGGTGGCATCTCTAACGTTATTGATGTCTTGGAGTCATCATTCAAGGGTTCTCTTTCTGCAAAACTTCATGATTTACACCACCTTCAAGAGAGCATCTTAAAGACAAAACAG CACATGGAGATAATGATTTGGTGTATAAGACATGAGTTCTTGGAGAACGTGAAGTCTCGTCATAAAAATTTTGCATCATGGCGAGCTCTGGTCCGTGAAAGGAAATCTGCTGCAATTAGACGTGCATGGCCCGATTCAGTAAATCATTCTGAGGAATACGACACGCAATATCGTTCCACACTCTTTATTGAAGATGCTCTTTCGAATGTTGAAGCAGCAGAGCAGGGAGACGTAGATGATCATGAGGAAGAATTAGCACTTGCCTATTTGCAGAAGGATGGAGGTTCTTTATATTCACGGTCAAAAATAGAGGGAATGGCTGGATGCTATCCATTTGAAAGTTTGCGAGCTGCAGCTGACATTCTCTTTTTACGAGGAAGTTCAGACTTGGTGGTTGCAAAACAAGCAATT TTCTTGTATTTTATGTTTGACCGGCAATGGACAGTACCTGATGACGAGTGGCGACACATCATTGATGATTTTGCTGCCACTTTTGGTGTGACCAGGCACTCGCTATTGGAATCCTTCACATTTTTCCTTTTAGATGATGAAGGAGTTCCTGCGCTGAAG GAAGCCTGTCAACTTCTCCCAGAAATATCAAGCCCAACAATACACCCAAAAGTTGCTCAGGTTCTGTTGGAGCGGGAAAACCCTGATGCAGCTCTCATGGTTCTAAGGTGGTCTGGACAAGATGGCACACAGCTAAATTCACTTCGGGAGGCTGTGACTGCTGTTCGTGTGCGGGTAGAGTGTGGACTTTTGACTGAAGCATTCACATATCAAAGGCTGGTCTGTGCTAAGATCAAGGAAAAAGAGTTGAGGGGTGAACAATTTCAGGGTGCTTCTGCTGAAGTAGAGGACCAATGCAGGTCGTGGGGTCTCTGGGTGGAGACTCTTATCACTGAAATTTGTTGTCTTTGTATTAGGAGGAACTTGGTTGACCGCATGATAGAACTGCCGTGGAGTGCTGATGAGGAGAAACATCTTCATAAATGTCTCTTGGATTTTGCCGCCGAGGATCCTTCAACGGCCATAGGGAATCTTCTTGTAGTTTTCTACTTGCAG CGTCATAGATATGTCGAAGCATACCAAGTTGATCAAAAGCTTCGGAGCATGGAGGAAAACTTCATTTCTCAAAATTCTGTCAGCGAAGATGTCGTAGCGAGGATAAGATCAATAAATCATCGGAGGACTTGTTTGGTT gacAAGGGAGTGGAGCTGTTACCAGATATCTTACAGCAGCAAGTAAGGACAGGGAAGTTGCCTGAAGTGGTTGTTACTTGTAATGACAGAGTCAACATCTCTGATAGGTCCGATGCTGAAGCCCAAGAACCTATCTTGACCAGTTTATTGGCTAATCCTCCCACTAATTCTACTCTCGTTCAGCGAGTTAATATTGTTAGACCTTCTGTTCTTGACGCTCCACCTGTACTGGGGGGATCATCAAATCTGTCTAGCTTTAAAGTTGGGCATTATAGTTCTCCCAGTTCCCCAGCACATTTCTTTAATGATTCTGAAGGAGTGTTAAAACCTGAAAGCATCCTTGGTAGAACATTAAAATTTGATGAGATTTCGACCCCTGCAAGTCGCCATGTTGATTCTCCTGCTCCTTTGATGAAACTCCCCAGGAATTCGTCAAGGGAATCTTCTATTAGCCGACTTCGCAATTCTCAGACATATAGAGTTTCACCCGAGAAGTCTCAGAATGGGTTTCTAAATGAATCTTATATTTTTCACCAAACTGCTGGTAACAATGTCAATTCTCTTAGTAGCAACAGAGGCATATTAAAAGATTCAGTTGAAGATTCATACATGAGTTATCCCGGTAAACGTCAACTGTCAGATGCTGCTGATAGACCCCGGATGTTACCTTTAAATGATTCAATGGATATAACCTGGAG CCTTGAAGAAAAGGGTCCTTCCCCCGTGCATCTAGAAACTAATGGTGGACCAAGGTGGAGGTCTGATGACACCAGTGAAGACGAGGATCATCCCTCACCACGCGCTTTGAGAGGAGTCAGAAGAAGCAGGAGGATTGCCGCCAGGAGATGA